One stretch of Mycolicibacterium fallax DNA includes these proteins:
- a CDS encoding tyrosine-type recombinase/integrase codes for MNKLEDESDGVQWRVKLRVGKDPRSGKWKWTNKKFGTKREALDYYDQVKQALKDGTYALPTGDTVDAVVTAWLASLHRSRPTSLRGATYDITPLRQVYGALPIQELTRVHIDALVTDLKKGGVIPTPKSTPEEPRYRRPNAVRSLNKTIEATENLLDYAITRKLVSRNVAMDVERFEKGDSIVQTLNLDQIEKVLAQGDKERDAHLYHMALSGFRRQDMAGLRWSDVDLDKRTVTLQRGRVQNGADVVEDRQKTKSSRRELPLDDTMTEVFRKAKLRQKQDRLAAGGAYRGGKYVLSNALGEPERPDHLSRRWTRCLRIAKVPHVRLHDARHSCGTLMQARGVPIAVIAAWLGHSSPDVTARLYLHSDTDSLRDAANVLGEIRGKKSVGE; via the coding sequence GTGAACAAGCTCGAAGACGAAAGCGACGGCGTCCAGTGGCGCGTCAAGCTGCGCGTGGGCAAGGACCCCCGCTCGGGCAAGTGGAAGTGGACCAACAAGAAGTTCGGCACGAAGCGCGAGGCACTCGACTACTACGACCAGGTGAAGCAGGCGCTCAAGGACGGCACGTATGCCCTGCCGACCGGGGACACGGTGGACGCCGTGGTGACTGCATGGCTGGCGTCACTGCATCGCTCCCGTCCCACATCGCTGCGTGGTGCTACCTACGACATCACTCCGCTGCGCCAGGTCTACGGCGCGCTCCCGATCCAGGAGCTGACCCGCGTCCACATCGACGCGCTGGTGACCGACCTGAAGAAGGGTGGTGTCATCCCGACACCGAAGTCCACACCAGAGGAGCCGCGCTACCGCCGACCGAACGCGGTGCGTTCCCTGAACAAGACCATCGAGGCGACGGAAAACCTCCTCGACTACGCGATCACCAGGAAGCTCGTGTCCCGCAACGTCGCGATGGACGTAGAGCGTTTTGAGAAGGGCGATTCGATTGTCCAGACCCTGAACCTCGACCAGATCGAGAAGGTTCTGGCGCAAGGGGACAAGGAACGCGACGCGCACCTGTACCACATGGCGCTGTCCGGATTCCGCCGTCAGGATATGGCCGGGTTGCGGTGGTCCGACGTTGACCTGGACAAGAGGACTGTGACTCTGCAACGGGGGCGCGTGCAGAACGGTGCTGATGTTGTCGAAGACCGTCAGAAGACCAAGTCGTCGCGGCGGGAACTCCCGCTGGACGACACGATGACCGAGGTGTTCCGCAAGGCGAAGCTGCGGCAGAAGCAAGACCGCCTCGCGGCGGGTGGTGCTTACCGTGGCGGCAAGTACGTCCTGAGCAACGCGCTGGGGGAGCCCGAACGCCCCGACCACCTCTCACGGCGATGGACGCGATGCCTGCGGATAGCGAAGGTTCCACACGTCCGTCTGCACGACGCGCGGCACTCCTGCGGCACGTTGATGCAGGCTAGAGGGGTTCCCATCGCTGTCATCGCGGCGTGGTTGGGGCACAGCTCCCCGGACGTGACAGCGCGGCTCTACCTGCACTCCGATACGGATTCGTTGCGGGACGCAGCAAACGTCCTGGGGGAGATTCGCGGCAAGAAGTCAGTAGGGGAGTGA
- the argS gene encoding arginine--tRNA ligase encodes MTPADLAELLKSTAAAVLAEHDLDVSALPETVTVERPRNPEHGDYATNLALQLGKKVGVNPRELAGWLVEALRAAPGIADAELAGPGFVNLRIDAAAQGVIVTDILAAGAAYGVGDELAGQAINLEFVSANPTGPIHIGGTRWAAVGDALGRLLTAQGAQVCREYYFNDHGAQIDRFARSLVAAAKGEPAPEDGYAGAYISDIAAKVIELAPDVLSQPAAEQQETFRSIGVDLMFTHIKDSLHEFGTDFDVFTHEDSMHTSGMVDQAIARLRANGAIYEKDGATWLRTTDYGDDKDRVVIKSDGEPAYIAGDLAYYLDKRERGFGLCIYMLGADHHGYIARLKAAAQAFGYSPDTVEVMIGQLVNLVRDGAPVRMSKRAGTVITLDDLVDALGVDAARYALLRSSVDTPIDIDLQLWSSASSENPVYYVQYAHARLSALARNAAELGLSPDTAQLGLLTHEKEGALIRNLGEFPRVVKTAALLREPHRVCRYLEDLAGDYHRFYDSCRVLPQGDEPAGDLNNARLALCAATRRVIANGLEMLGVGAPERM; translated from the coding sequence GTGACCCCCGCCGATCTCGCCGAGTTGTTGAAGTCCACCGCCGCGGCGGTGCTCGCCGAGCATGATCTCGACGTCAGCGCGCTGCCCGAGACGGTGACCGTGGAGCGTCCGCGCAACCCCGAGCACGGCGATTACGCCACCAACCTCGCCCTTCAGCTGGGCAAGAAGGTCGGCGTCAACCCGCGCGAGCTGGCCGGCTGGCTGGTCGAGGCGCTGCGCGCCGCCCCGGGCATCGCCGACGCGGAGCTGGCCGGCCCGGGCTTTGTGAACCTGCGCATCGACGCCGCCGCCCAGGGCGTCATCGTCACCGACATCCTGGCCGCGGGCGCGGCCTATGGCGTCGGCGACGAACTGGCCGGGCAGGCCATCAACCTGGAGTTCGTCTCGGCCAACCCCACCGGACCGATCCACATCGGCGGCACCCGCTGGGCGGCCGTCGGGGATGCGCTGGGCCGGCTGCTGACCGCCCAGGGCGCCCAGGTGTGCCGGGAGTACTACTTCAACGACCACGGCGCCCAGATCGACCGGTTCGCCCGCTCGCTGGTGGCCGCCGCCAAGGGCGAACCCGCCCCGGAGGACGGCTACGCCGGCGCCTACATCTCCGACATCGCCGCGAAGGTGATCGAGCTGGCCCCCGACGTGCTGAGCCAGCCCGCGGCCGAGCAGCAGGAGACGTTCCGCTCCATCGGCGTGGACCTGATGTTCACCCACATCAAGGACTCGCTGCACGAGTTCGGCACCGACTTCGACGTCTTCACCCACGAGGACTCGATGCACACCTCCGGCATGGTCGATCAGGCCATCGCCCGGCTGCGCGCAAACGGAGCCATCTACGAGAAGGACGGCGCCACCTGGCTGCGCACCACCGACTACGGCGACGACAAGGACCGCGTCGTCATCAAGAGCGACGGTGAACCCGCCTACATCGCTGGCGACCTGGCCTACTACCTGGACAAGCGCGAACGCGGCTTCGGGCTGTGCATCTACATGCTCGGCGCCGACCACCACGGCTACATCGCCCGGCTCAAGGCCGCCGCCCAGGCCTTCGGCTACAGCCCGGACACCGTCGAGGTGATGATCGGGCAGCTGGTGAACCTGGTGCGCGACGGGGCGCCGGTCCGGATGAGCAAACGCGCCGGCACCGTCATCACCCTCGACGACCTGGTCGACGCGCTTGGCGTGGACGCCGCCCGCTACGCCCTGCTGCGGTCCTCGGTGGACACCCCGATCGACATCGACCTGCAGCTGTGGTCCTCGGCGTCCAGTGAGAACCCGGTGTACTACGTGCAATATGCGCACGCCCGGCTCAGCGCGCTGGCCCGCAACGCCGCCGAGCTGGGGCTGAGCCCGGACACCGCGCAACTGGGCCTGCTCACCCACGAGAAGGAGGGTGCGCTGATCCGCAACCTCGGTGAGTTCCCCCGGGTGGTCAAGACCGCCGCGCTGCTGCGCGAGCCGCACCGGGTGTGCCGCTACCTGGAGGACCTGGCCGGTGACTACCACCGGTTCTACGACTCGTGCCGGGTGCTGCCGCAGGGTGACGAGCCGGCCGGCGACCTCAACAACGCCCGGCTGGCGCTGTGCGCGGCCACCCGCCGGGTGATCGCCAACGGACTGGAAATGCTCGGCGTCGGCGCCCCGGAGCGGATGTGA
- a CDS encoding homoserine dehydrogenase codes for MAETEKPVGVAVLGLGNVGTEVVRIMEDSAEDLAARIGAPLQLRGIGVRRVAADRGVPVELLTEDVEALVARDDVDIVVELMGPVEPARRAILAALEHGKSVVTANKALLAQSTGKLATAAEKARVDLYFEAAVAGAIPVIRPLTQSLAGDRVLRVAGIVNGTTNYILSAMSETGASYDDALAEAGALGYAEADPTADVEGYDAAAKAAILASIAFHTRVQADDVYREGITAVSAEDFASAKALGCTIKLLSICERITNADGSEQVSARVYPALVPLTHPLASVNGAFNAVFVEAAAAGQLMFYGQGAGGAPTASAVLGDVVMAARNRVQGGRGPRESKYARLPIAPIGVVPTRYYLSLYVHDKPGVLSKVASEFANRGVSIAEVRQEGLVDEDGQPIGARIVVLTHRATDAALSETVTALKELDVVSSVASVLRMEGTE; via the coding sequence GTGGCTGAGACGGAAAAGCCGGTGGGTGTGGCGGTGCTGGGATTGGGCAACGTCGGCACCGAGGTGGTGCGCATCATGGAGGACAGTGCCGAGGACCTCGCCGCGCGCATCGGTGCGCCGCTGCAGCTGCGCGGCATCGGTGTGCGGCGGGTCGCGGCCGACCGCGGCGTGCCCGTCGAGTTGCTCACCGAGGACGTCGAGGCGCTGGTCGCCCGCGACGACGTCGACATCGTCGTCGAGCTGATGGGGCCGGTGGAACCGGCCCGCCGGGCAATTCTCGCCGCGCTCGAACACGGCAAGTCCGTGGTCACCGCGAACAAGGCGCTGCTGGCCCAATCCACCGGCAAGCTCGCCACCGCCGCGGAAAAGGCCCGGGTGGACCTGTATTTCGAGGCCGCGGTGGCCGGCGCGATCCCGGTGATCCGGCCGCTGACCCAGTCGCTGGCCGGTGACCGGGTGCTGCGGGTGGCCGGCATCGTCAACGGCACCACCAACTACATCCTGTCGGCGATGTCGGAGACCGGCGCCTCCTACGACGACGCGCTGGCCGAGGCCGGTGCGCTGGGCTACGCCGAGGCCGACCCGACCGCCGACGTCGAGGGCTATGACGCCGCGGCCAAGGCCGCGATCCTGGCGTCCATCGCGTTTCACACCCGGGTGCAGGCCGACGACGTCTACCGCGAGGGTATCACCGCCGTCAGCGCCGAGGACTTCGCCTCCGCCAAGGCCCTCGGCTGCACCATCAAGCTGCTGTCGATCTGTGAGCGGATCACCAATGCCGATGGCAGCGAACAGGTTTCGGCGCGGGTGTACCCGGCGCTGGTGCCGCTGACGCACCCGCTGGCGTCGGTCAACGGGGCCTTCAACGCGGTGTTCGTCGAGGCCGCCGCGGCCGGTCAGCTGATGTTCTACGGGCAGGGCGCCGGCGGCGCGCCGACCGCCTCGGCGGTGCTGGGCGACGTGGTGATGGCCGCCCGCAACCGGGTGCAGGGCGGCCGGGGGCCGCGCGAATCCAAGTACGCCCGACTGCCGATCGCGCCGATCGGCGTGGTCCCGACCCGGTACTACCTGAGTCTGTACGTGCACGACAAGCCCGGCGTGCTGTCCAAGGTGGCCTCCGAATTCGCCAACCGCGGGGTCAGCATCGCCGAGGTCCGCCAGGAGGGTCTGGTCGACGAGGACGGTCAGCCGATCGGCGCCCGGATCGTGGTGCTCACCCACCGCGCGACCGATGCCGCGCTGTCGGAAACGGTGACGGCGCTGAAGGAACTTGATGTGGTGTCGAGCGTGGCCAGCGTGCTGCGCATGGAAGGAACCGAGTGA